A stretch of the uncultured Desulfobacter sp. genome encodes the following:
- a CDS encoding glycosyltransferase family 4 protein, which yields MKILQVAWHVDNKKLGALAFSYTGGSIVINNLIESLGKREDVYLFLGIVEMPSVSLDDFVVVQTDNVPEKLVEQYRQDAQDYKELRLKCRTYSFEKALQEIQPDIVNFHDIGQMAQRCIEICKQYDMPFVVTNHLFIGKNPGFTGYEDSQKIEERFFNNTPVELITVSIGQKNKIIKNYPHYPEHMIQPIPNGTDYVDKKKYFSIREKHNINECKKILLSSGSVIERKNHAQIVSSLNLLPEEIKNNIVIVICGKGKELENLRNLIADNGMSLHVILTGVVEPEDMPSYYAEANGYVMPSKAEGLSISALEAMTFGLPIILFYDSECIEELRDDNIVSIADERTDLSFADAIEAWFKKAWDKKYIQLFSKRFTMERMTDGYLAHYRRLLESSDAGKSH from the coding sequence ATGAAGATATTACAAGTTGCCTGGCATGTAGATAACAAAAAACTTGGAGCGTTGGCGTTTTCATATACAGGTGGATCCATAGTTATTAATAATTTAATCGAGTCTCTTGGTAAAAGAGAGGATGTATATTTGTTTCTAGGGATAGTTGAAATGCCGAGTGTTAGTCTGGATGATTTTGTCGTGGTTCAAACGGATAATGTACCTGAAAAACTAGTGGAACAATACAGGCAGGATGCACAGGACTATAAAGAATTGCGTCTAAAATGCAGAACATATTCTTTTGAAAAAGCACTCCAGGAAATACAACCGGATATTGTCAATTTTCATGATATTGGGCAGATGGCTCAACGTTGTATTGAGATTTGTAAGCAATACGATATGCCGTTTGTGGTTACAAATCATTTGTTTATAGGAAAAAATCCAGGCTTTACCGGTTATGAAGATTCTCAAAAAATTGAAGAGCGTTTTTTTAACAATACGCCGGTTGAACTTATCACTGTAAGTATTGGACAGAAAAACAAAATTATAAAAAATTATCCTCATTATCCAGAACATATGATTCAGCCAATTCCCAATGGCACTGATTATGTTGATAAAAAGAAATATTTCAGTATTAGAGAAAAACATAATATCAATGAATGTAAAAAGATTCTTTTATCTTCAGGGTCGGTGATTGAGAGAAAAAATCATGCACAAATCGTGTCGTCTCTTAATCTCTTGCCCGAGGAGATTAAAAATAATATCGTAATAGTAATTTGCGGTAAAGGTAAAGAGCTTGAAAATCTTCGGAACCTTATTGCGGATAATGGGATGTCTTTACATGTTATACTTACAGGGGTTGTTGAACCTGAGGATATGCCGTCGTATTATGCAGAAGCAAACGGGTACGTTATGCCCAGCAAAGCTGAGGGGCTTAGCATTTCAGCGTTAGAAGCAATGACGTTCGGGCTCCCTATTATACTCTTTTATGATTCGGAATGTATTGAGGAACTTCGGGACGACAACATTGTTTCAATTGCCGATGAAAGGACAGATCTGTCTTTTGCCGATGCAATTGAGGCATGGTTTAAAAAAGCATGGGATAAAAAGTATATTCAATTATTCTCAAAGAGATTTACTATGGAACGTATGACTGATGGTTATTTAGCACATTATAGGCGTTTACTTGAATCATCCGATGCTGGGAAGTCACATTAA
- a CDS encoding N-acetylneuraminate synthase family protein: MKKVLENRIKDNKFSLIAEIGVNYYDMAIKMHVSPLEAAKVMIKNAADSGVHAVKFQSYKAVTLAVKKSPYYWDINEEPTKSQYDLFKKYDSFGYAEYKELAEYSQIVGVEFFSTAFDIESVDYLEPLMNVYKISSSDLNNLPFVKYQAKKNKPMILSVGASDEEEIVRCVELIRSYNDQPLVLMHCVLEYPTPYEHANLNKITGLSKKFPDLHIGYSDHTRPDEGYEILKTAYNLGAFVIEKHFTLDKTLKGNDHYHAMDPGDVKQILKAIDYADYIRGNGNLCCLESEKKARKNARRSLVSAIAIEAGTIITDDMLTWKRPGTGIPPEKIDNVIGKTAAKNIAVDILLEYEMLK, encoded by the coding sequence ATGAAAAAAGTATTAGAGAACAGAATAAAAGATAATAAATTCTCATTGATAGCTGAAATCGGTGTTAATTATTATGATATGGCAATAAAAATGCATGTTTCTCCTTTGGAGGCTGCAAAAGTGATGATAAAAAATGCAGCTGACTCCGGTGTTCATGCCGTAAAATTTCAATCGTATAAAGCAGTTACGTTGGCTGTGAAAAAATCCCCTTATTATTGGGATATTAATGAAGAACCAACAAAGTCGCAATATGATTTGTTTAAAAAGTATGATTCGTTTGGGTATGCAGAATATAAAGAATTAGCAGAGTATTCACAGATAGTGGGTGTTGAATTTTTTTCCACAGCCTTTGATATTGAATCTGTAGATTACCTTGAACCATTAATGAATGTATATAAGATATCCTCATCTGATTTAAATAATCTTCCTTTTGTGAAGTATCAGGCGAAAAAAAATAAACCCATGATTCTTTCTGTAGGAGCTTCTGATGAAGAAGAGATTGTTCGTTGCGTTGAGTTGATTAGATCTTATAATGATCAACCCTTAGTATTAATGCATTGTGTCCTTGAATATCCTACACCGTATGAACATGCTAATTTGAATAAAATTACCGGGTTATCAAAGAAATTTCCTGATTTACATATCGGATATTCAGATCATACAAGACCCGATGAAGGATATGAAATTCTTAAAACTGCATATAATCTTGGTGCATTCGTCATTGAAAAGCATTTTACATTGGATAAAACCTTGAAAGGCAATGACCACTATCATGCCATGGACCCTGGGGATGTGAAACAAATATTAAAAGCGATAGATTATGCAGATTATATCAGAGGCAATGGAAATTTATGCTGTCTTGAGTCTGAAAAAAAGGCGCGTAAAAATGCAAGAAGATCGCTTGTTTCAGCTATAGCTATAGAGGCAGGAACAATAATTACCGATGATATGCTTACATGGAAGAGGCCGGGGACAGGAATTCCTCCGGAAAAAATTGATAACGTTATTGGAAAAACAGCTGCTAAAAATATTGCTGTAGATATACTTTTAGAATACGAAATGTTGAAATGA